The proteins below come from a single Saccharophagus degradans 2-40 genomic window:
- the der gene encoding ribosome biogenesis GTPase Der — MIPTLALVGRPNVGKSTLFNRLTRSRDAIVANFSGLTRDRQYGEATHGDKRFIVVDTGGISGEEEGIDSYMAGQSLQAIEEADMVAFIVDARVGLTAADMQIAQHLRTCNKPIFLLANKVDGVNESIVCAPFFELGLGDVIGIAAAHGRNINTMLDTVLENVEPEAEASEEDKAKGIKLAIVGRPNVGKSTLVNRMLGEDRVVVYDMPGTTRDSIYIEYERDGKAYTIIDTAGVRRRKNIKLSVEKFSIVKTLQAIDDANVVILVMDAQEGIVDQDLHLMGHVIDSGRALVVALNKWDNLDNDHKSYVKTELSRRLQFVDFADLHFISALHGTGVGDLYKSVHKAYSSATEKLNTNFLTKILEFAVSQHQPPLVNGRRIKLRYAHAGGQNPPIIVIHGNQTAAVPKNYVRYLEKIFRKELELHGTPIRFEFKSSENPFAGRKNAMSKKPEHPSRRANSGGKSINRRPRPKS, encoded by the coding sequence ATGATCCCAACCTTGGCCTTAGTTGGCCGCCCCAATGTGGGCAAATCAACCCTTTTTAACCGTCTAACACGTTCGCGCGATGCGATTGTGGCTAACTTTTCCGGTCTTACACGCGATCGCCAATACGGTGAAGCAACCCATGGCGACAAACGTTTTATCGTTGTCGATACCGGCGGTATTAGTGGTGAAGAGGAGGGGATAGATTCCTATATGGCTGGCCAGTCGCTGCAAGCCATCGAAGAAGCCGACATGGTGGCATTTATAGTGGATGCCCGCGTAGGCTTAACCGCGGCCGATATGCAAATCGCTCAACACCTGCGTACCTGCAATAAGCCTATTTTCTTGCTAGCCAACAAAGTTGATGGTGTTAACGAATCCATTGTGTGCGCGCCATTTTTTGAGCTGGGTTTAGGCGATGTAATTGGTATTGCTGCGGCCCATGGGCGCAACATAAACACCATGCTCGACACGGTATTAGAAAACGTCGAGCCAGAAGCCGAGGCTTCAGAAGAGGATAAAGCCAAGGGTATTAAGCTTGCAATTGTTGGTCGCCCCAATGTGGGTAAATCCACCTTGGTGAATCGCATGCTCGGCGAAGATCGTGTAGTGGTTTACGATATGCCCGGCACTACGCGAGATAGTATTTACATCGAATATGAGCGCGATGGAAAAGCTTATACCATCATCGACACGGCGGGTGTTCGACGCAGAAAAAACATTAAGTTAAGTGTAGAGAAATTCTCCATTGTAAAAACGCTACAAGCGATTGACGACGCCAACGTTGTTATTTTAGTGATGGATGCGCAAGAGGGGATTGTAGATCAAGACCTTCACCTAATGGGGCACGTTATCGATTCTGGCCGCGCGCTAGTGGTTGCGCTTAATAAATGGGATAACCTCGATAACGACCACAAAAGTTATGTGAAAACTGAGCTTAGTCGTCGTTTGCAGTTTGTAGACTTCGCGGATTTACATTTTATTTCTGCGTTGCACGGTACTGGAGTAGGTGACCTGTACAAGTCTGTTCACAAGGCTTATTCATCAGCTACCGAAAAACTAAATACAAATTTCTTAACTAAAATTTTGGAATTTGCTGTTAGCCAACATCAACCGCCGTTGGTTAATGGGCGTCGTATTAAGTTGCGTTATGCCCATGCCGGTGGTCAAAACCCGCCCATTATTGTTATTCACGGTAATCAAACGGCAGCTGTGCCTAAAAACTATGTGCGTTACTTAGAAAAGATATTCCGTAAAGAGTTAGAGCTACACGGCACGCCAATTCGATTTGAATTTAAATCTAGCGAAAACCCATTTGCCGGGCGCAAGAATGCAATGTCTAAAAAGCCAGAGCACCCTAGCCGCCGAGCAAATAGCGGTGGCAAGAGTATTAATCGCAGGCCCAGACCTAAAAGCTAG
- the hisS gene encoding histidine--tRNA ligase, translating into MKKIQALRGMNDLLPQDSPVWQYLESTVTTLFKRYGYQEIRFPILEQTELFKRSIGEVTDIVEKEMYTFKDRNDESLTLRPEGTASCVRACEQNQLLFNRGTLTQKLWYQGPMFRYEKPQKGRLRQFHQFGVEAFGLNGPDIDAELLIMSARLWKELGISSAVELQLNSLGSSDARAKFKADLVAFLEQHKERLDEDSQRRLGSNPLRILDSKEAKTQALLDEAPSLLDYLDDESLAHFEQLKALLDAAGVAYTINPRLVRGLDYYGKTVFEWVTTQLGSQGTVCAGGRYDGLVNQLGGQPTPAVGFGMGIERLVLLLQEMNVLPEEIFQTLDVYIMAVGDVAPAAFSLAEQIRDRFPAMRVQTHCGGGSFKNQMKKADRSGADVALILGENEVAAQEVTLKYLRKDQPQTTIKQTDLLDLLA; encoded by the coding sequence TTGAAAAAGATACAAGCATTGCGCGGTATGAACGACCTTCTACCGCAGGATAGCCCCGTTTGGCAGTATTTAGAATCTACAGTAACCACACTGTTTAAACGGTATGGCTACCAAGAAATTCGCTTTCCAATATTAGAGCAAACCGAGCTGTTTAAGCGCTCAATTGGCGAAGTAACCGACATTGTTGAGAAGGAAATGTACACCTTCAAAGATCGCAATGACGAAAGCTTAACGCTGCGCCCAGAAGGTACCGCCAGTTGTGTGCGCGCCTGCGAGCAAAACCAATTGCTGTTTAATCGCGGTACGCTTACGCAAAAGCTTTGGTATCAAGGGCCAATGTTTCGCTACGAGAAGCCTCAAAAGGGCCGTTTGCGTCAATTCCACCAGTTTGGTGTAGAGGCTTTTGGCTTAAATGGCCCAGATATAGACGCAGAGCTGCTTATTATGTCGGCGCGTTTATGGAAAGAGTTGGGCATAAGCTCGGCAGTAGAGTTGCAGTTAAATAGCTTGGGGTCGAGTGACGCACGTGCCAAATTCAAAGCCGATCTTGTCGCTTTTTTAGAGCAGCATAAAGAAAGGCTAGACGAAGATAGCCAGCGTCGTTTAGGCTCTAACCCGCTGCGAATTTTGGATAGTAAAGAGGCTAAAACACAGGCTTTATTAGATGAAGCTCCAAGCCTGCTAGATTACCTTGATGATGAATCGTTGGCGCACTTTGAGCAGCTAAAGGCTTTGCTGGATGCAGCCGGTGTGGCTTATACCATTAACCCGCGGCTTGTGCGCGGTTTAGATTACTATGGCAAAACCGTATTTGAGTGGGTTACTACCCAGCTTGGCTCACAGGGCACCGTTTGCGCTGGCGGCCGCTACGACGGTTTGGTGAACCAACTTGGCGGTCAACCCACGCCTGCTGTGGGCTTTGGTATGGGAATAGAGCGCCTCGTGTTACTGCTTCAGGAAATGAATGTACTGCCTGAGGAAATATTTCAAACACTTGATGTCTACATCATGGCAGTTGGCGATGTTGCCCCAGCAGCTTTCAGCTTAGCTGAACAAATTAGAGATCGCTTCCCTGCAATGCGGGTGCAAACCCACTGCGGGGGCGGCAGCTTTAAAAACCAGATGAAGAAAGCAGATCGCAGTGGTGCGGATGTGGCGCTTATTCTGGGTGAAAACGAAGTGGCAGCACAGGAGGTGACGCTGAAGTATCTGCGTAAGGACCAACCGCAAACCACAATAAAACAAACAGATTTACTAGATCTATTGGCTTAG
- a CDS encoding substrate-binding periplasmic protein, whose translation MAYVAWALPAKASATEQISPATKIVITRYCGQSITPGNAHIEKLIYLAFSKLNIQPTFNNVNQYCSHSREVKFLQEGKSDILWATTTADYEQQLIPIRIPIYKGLLGYRIALIRAEDKGKFAHITTLEQLQTLRFGQGEGWADTAILKEAGLKVTESSDVHNLFNMLRAGRFDLFPRGLMEPWEEVKQLPTMNFAVEEHILIVYPLPAYIFVSPKRPELAKLILTGLELAIQDGSFDKLVMADPNVQQALRLANIKQRKIFYLENSTLTKETPLSNKALWVNLK comes from the coding sequence ATGGCATATGTGGCTTGGGCACTGCCCGCAAAGGCATCGGCCACCGAGCAAATAAGCCCAGCTACCAAAATAGTCATTACCCGATACTGTGGGCAGTCTATTACCCCAGGTAATGCGCACATTGAAAAACTTATATATTTAGCTTTTTCAAAACTCAACATCCAGCCTACATTCAATAATGTTAACCAATACTGTAGCCACTCAAGGGAAGTAAAATTTTTACAGGAAGGTAAAAGCGATATTCTGTGGGCAACCACTACAGCAGACTACGAACAACAGCTTATTCCTATTCGCATACCAATATATAAGGGTTTGTTGGGCTACAGAATTGCGCTTATTAGAGCTGAAGATAAAGGTAAATTCGCGCATATAACCACCCTAGAACAACTGCAAACGCTGCGGTTTGGGCAAGGTGAAGGCTGGGCAGACACAGCCATTTTAAAGGAAGCAGGGCTAAAGGTGACCGAAAGCTCTGATGTGCATAACTTGTTTAACATGCTGCGTGCGGGCCGTTTCGACTTGTTTCCTCGGGGTTTAATGGAGCCCTGGGAAGAAGTAAAACAACTGCCCACAATGAACTTTGCTGTAGAAGAACACATACTTATTGTTTACCCGTTACCGGCATATATTTTTGTGTCCCCTAAGCGCCCCGAACTCGCCAAGTTAATACTTACAGGCCTAGAGTTAGCAATCCAAGATGGCAGCTTCGACAAACTTGTAATGGCAGACCCAAACGTTCAACAGGCGCTTAGGCTTGCGAATATTAAGCAGCGAAAGATTTTCTATTTAGAAAACTCTACACTAACAAAAGAAACACCGTTAAGTAATAAAGCGTTATGGGTAAACCTTAAATAG
- the bamB gene encoding outer membrane protein assembly factor BamB has product MKFKLWALATACVLALGGCSSNKESENLKPLELVKFKSTVKVERVWSAKVGKGQDRRYTVFVPAVLDDAVFASDTEGNIFAFNVETGKRLWKHELDEPVSGAVGAGGGLVLVGTYEGEVVALDAKTGDLKWRSKASSEVLAPPQSDGSIAVASTIDARLFAYDAITGKPLWSHDHIAPVLTLRTTAAPVISGTQVLSAFDNGQMLAFSASDGSVSWEVRVAQPKGRHDLEKMVDIDGTPVVDSAFVYTTSYQGAVMAIARGTGRVLWKRDASSYVRPAVAHNAVYVATEDDRLVAYNASNGGTVWENAEMLRRDLSAPGVMGDYITAIDKKGYMHVVDRENGQFVARIKPSGDGFRSVPVSYKDGLILLSDDGVLSFYKAKPAK; this is encoded by the coding sequence ATGAAGTTTAAATTATGGGCATTAGCTACCGCCTGCGTACTTGCGTTGGGTGGTTGCTCGTCCAATAAAGAAAGCGAAAACTTAAAGCCGTTAGAGTTAGTTAAATTTAAATCTACGGTGAAAGTGGAGCGCGTTTGGTCTGCCAAAGTGGGCAAAGGCCAAGATCGCCGCTACACAGTATTCGTACCTGCAGTATTAGATGATGCTGTTTTTGCATCTGATACCGAAGGGAATATATTCGCTTTCAACGTGGAAACTGGCAAGCGCCTGTGGAAACACGAGTTAGACGAGCCGGTTTCTGGTGCTGTGGGCGCCGGTGGCGGCTTAGTACTGGTAGGTACTTATGAAGGTGAAGTTGTTGCGTTAGATGCAAAAACTGGCGATTTGAAATGGCGCTCTAAAGCTAGCAGCGAAGTATTAGCGCCACCGCAATCAGACGGTAGCATTGCTGTAGCAAGTACTATTGATGCCCGCCTTTTTGCTTATGATGCGATAACCGGTAAACCGCTTTGGTCGCACGATCATATAGCCCCAGTACTTACGCTGCGCACAACGGCTGCGCCAGTAATAAGTGGTACGCAGGTATTGAGTGCTTTTGATAATGGCCAGATGCTAGCGTTTTCTGCCAGCGATGGTTCTGTAAGCTGGGAAGTGCGTGTAGCTCAGCCGAAGGGACGCCACGATTTAGAAAAAATGGTGGATATAGACGGCACCCCTGTGGTCGATTCCGCTTTTGTTTACACCACCTCGTACCAAGGTGCTGTAATGGCGATTGCTCGCGGTACCGGACGAGTGTTGTGGAAACGCGATGCCTCCAGTTATGTGCGCCCAGCTGTTGCGCATAATGCCGTATACGTGGCAACAGAAGACGACCGTCTAGTAGCATACAACGCGAGCAATGGCGGTACTGTGTGGGAAAACGCAGAAATGCTTCGCCGCGATTTAAGTGCACCAGGTGTAATGGGTGATTACATTACAGCGATAGACAAAAAAGGCTACATGCATGTGGTTGATAGGGAAAACGGCCAATTTGTAGCGCGTATTAAGCCTTCTGGCGACGGTTTCCGTTCGGTACCTGTTAGCTATAAAGATGGTTTAATCTTACTTTCTGATGATGGTGTGCTAAGTTTTTATAAAGCTAAGCCTGCTAAATAG
- the ispG gene encoding flavodoxin-dependent (E)-4-hydroxy-3-methylbut-2-enyl-diphosphate synthase: MQFESPIKRRKSRQIMVGDVAVGGDAPITIQSMTNTETTDVEATVAQIERIQMAGADIVRVSVPSMDAAEAFGAIRKRVSIPLVADIHFDYRIALRVADLGVDCLRINPGNIGREKRILAVVDKARDLNIPIRIGVNAGSLEKDLQTKYGEPTPDALVESALRHVEILDKYDFQNFKVSVKASDVFMAVAAYRKLATQIEQPLHLGITEAGGLRGGTVKSSVGLGMLLMDGIGDTIRVSLAADPVEEVKVGWDILKSLKLRSKGINFIACPSCSRQNFDVIKTMNELEMRLEDITTPLDVAVIGCVVNGPGEAKEVDVGLAGGTPKNLVYVNGVPSQKFEQENLVDSLEQLIRKQAAEKEAKEKDIIAKV, from the coding sequence ATGCAATTTGAATCGCCAATTAAACGAAGAAAGTCTCGCCAAATAATGGTGGGAGATGTTGCTGTGGGTGGCGACGCCCCCATAACTATTCAGAGTATGACCAACACCGAGACCACCGATGTGGAGGCCACAGTTGCGCAAATCGAGCGTATACAAATGGCCGGTGCCGACATAGTGCGTGTTTCTGTACCTAGTATGGATGCGGCCGAAGCCTTTGGTGCAATTCGTAAGCGTGTAAGCATTCCGTTGGTAGCAGATATTCATTTCGATTACCGCATTGCCTTGCGCGTAGCCGATTTAGGTGTGGATTGCTTGCGTATTAACCCAGGTAATATTGGCCGAGAAAAACGTATTCTCGCCGTTGTTGATAAGGCGCGCGATTTAAATATACCTATTCGTATAGGTGTAAATGCCGGTTCCCTAGAAAAAGATTTGCAAACCAAGTATGGCGAACCCACGCCAGATGCGTTGGTTGAATCAGCATTGCGCCATGTAGAAATTTTAGATAAGTACGATTTTCAAAACTTCAAAGTTAGTGTTAAAGCCTCAGATGTTTTTATGGCGGTGGCGGCTTATCGCAAACTGGCAACGCAAATAGAGCAACCACTGCACTTAGGTATTACCGAGGCAGGTGGCCTGCGTGGCGGTACGGTTAAGTCTTCAGTGGGTTTAGGTATGCTGTTAATGGACGGCATTGGTGACACTATTCGCGTATCGCTTGCAGCCGATCCTGTAGAAGAAGTAAAAGTAGGGTGGGACATATTAAAAAGTTTAAAGCTGCGCTCTAAGGGCATTAATTTTATTGCCTGCCCAAGTTGTTCGCGTCAAAACTTTGATGTGATAAAAACCATGAACGAACTAGAAATGCGCCTTGAAGATATCACTACGCCGTTAGATGTGGCAGTAATAGGTTGCGTGGTAAATGGCCCAGGCGAAGCTAAAGAGGTGGATGTGGGCTTGGCCGGTGGTACGCCTAAAAACTTAGTTTATGTTAATGGTGTGCCCAGTCAGAAGTTTGAACAAGAGAACTTAGTTGATAGCCTAGAGCAACTTATTCGTAAGCAGGCAGCTGAAAAAGAAGCCAAAGAAAAAGATATTATCGCCAAGGTGTAG
- a CDS encoding YfgM family protein produces MSDHITEEEQIEAIKRWWSENWASIVLPVVILIVGYAGWSYWGDYKEARAQEGSAAFQVLLEKVEAQPGQKLSADAITDAQLEAQSIASEFSGSLYADMSNLLLARLAVESGKLDEAEAALNAVIASPANESVVGLAKARLAKVYAAQGKYAEASTLVGSTEQEAYKALYAEIRGDIALAQGDLPTAHTAYNEALNGLTSAQYSRRGLLDLKIQASKTEDVAAAEAEAAEAVVSPEGV; encoded by the coding sequence GTGTCAGACCACATTACAGAAGAAGAACAAATCGAAGCAATCAAGCGCTGGTGGAGTGAAAACTGGGCCTCTATTGTATTGCCCGTAGTGATCTTAATTGTTGGCTATGCAGGTTGGTCATATTGGGGCGATTATAAAGAAGCTCGAGCTCAAGAAGGCTCTGCAGCTTTTCAGGTTTTACTAGAAAAGGTAGAGGCCCAACCAGGCCAAAAGTTATCTGCCGATGCTATTACTGATGCACAGTTAGAAGCGCAATCTATTGCTAGTGAGTTTAGCGGTAGTTTGTATGCTGATATGTCTAACTTATTGCTTGCTCGCCTTGCTGTAGAGAGCGGTAAGTTAGATGAAGCGGAAGCTGCTTTGAATGCGGTAATTGCAAGCCCTGCAAACGAATCTGTTGTGGGCTTAGCAAAAGCGCGTTTGGCCAAGGTTTATGCAGCGCAAGGTAAATACGCTGAAGCATCTACCCTTGTGGGCAGTACCGAGCAAGAAGCCTATAAAGCACTTTACGCCGAAATTCGCGGAGATATTGCTTTGGCGCAAGGTGATTTACCTACCGCGCACACTGCCTATAACGAAGCGCTTAACGGCTTAACTAGCGCACAATACAGTCGTCGCGGTTTATTAGATTTAAAAATACAAGCAAGTAAAACGGAAGATGTTGCAGCCGCAGAAGCGGAAGCTGCCGAAGCAGTTGTTAGCCCGGAGGGGGTTTAA